In the genome of Chryseobacterium sp. 52, the window GATCAATTCTGTTGGTTCCGTCACCGATATTCATTCTGAAAGTCTGTCCTGAGTATCCTGAGATGACAAACCCTTTATTTTTACCGTTGGCCCAGTCTTTATTACTGATCATCACCGGATCACTCGAATAAGAAGCATTCGGTTTCACCCAAAATTCAATAGTAAAATCCTGATTGGCTCCGAAATTGAAAGGTGCCTGATTAGCTGGTTTTGCGTAAGTACCTGCGGGAAAACTAACCTGGTTAAATGTTTTATTAGATTCCAGAATTGTTTTACTGATCTGCTGAGGGGTAAATCCGGGATTGGAATACACCGTGAAAATATTACGTTCAGAAAGATTTCCGCCTCCATGAGAACTTTCTACAGCTCCATGATCTGTTGTTAAAACCACCAGCCAGTCTTCATTATTGTATGTTGACCGGGCTTTCATAGCATTGACGATCTCTCCGATATAGCTGTCGGTAGTCTGGATCGATGAAACATACTGCGGAACCGTTGCTGCAAATCCGTAAGAATGTCCCGCATGGTCTACATCATCAAAATCAACGAAAAGAATATCGGGATTGTCATTCTGTAATGCATTCACTGCCGCATTTTTTACCGCCAGATCTGACCCCAGATTGCTTTTTACATCAGCATTCTTTACAATCTTATCATTGATCGGGGCCCAGTTCGCAAGAGACATTGTTCTTAAATTAGGATTGTAAGTTTCCGCTCTTGTTAGAAAATCAGGGTAATTAAGGTAGTTTGGATTCGTAAAGTTATTGTCCTGAACATTGTGCTTGGTATGCCACACTCCCGTAAGCATTGTACTCCAGCCATTTCCGCTCCATGTAGTGGCGGCGCACAGGCCGTCTACAGAATAGATAGACTGATTGACCAGATTCTGGATATTCGGAATGGGGCTGGACATCATCACATCGGCACGGCATCCGTCAATACCGATAAAAAGAACTTTTTTGGTCTGGGCTTCAAAGAAACAGCTGATAAGAACAGCCATTGAGAAGAGTTTTGTTTTCATGGGATAAAGGGTTTTTGAGAAATAAATGTTTACAAATAGTAATTTTATATTTAATAATTGTAAAATTAGTTTACTATTTGTAAATATTTATGAACTTAAAGTTAATTAATTGATAATTAAATACTTACTTACAAAACACACAAATAGCACAAATAATCTCACAAATTTTCCCCCGGTAATAAAGTGGTGTCCTTTGTGAAATTATTTGTGCCTTAGTAGGTAAAAGAAAATGAGGCTGAATAAAATAAGTATGATTTGAAAGAAGAGTTTAAAGTATATCTTCAGCCTCAGAAATCG includes:
- a CDS encoding LamG-like jellyroll fold domain-containing protein, with the protein product MKTKLFSMAVLISCFFEAQTKKVLFIGIDGCRADVMMSSPIPNIQNLVNQSIYSVDGLCAATTWSGNGWSTMLTGVWHTKHNVQDNNFTNPNYLNYPDFLTRAETYNPNLRTMSLANWAPINDKIVKNADVKSNLGSDLAVKNAAVNALQNDNPDILFVDFDDVDHAGHSYGFAATVPQYVSSIQTTDSYIGEIVNAMKARSTYNNEDWLVVLTTDHGAVESSHGGGNLSERNIFTVYSNPGFTPQQISKTILESNKTFNQVSFPAGTYAKPANQAPFNFGANQDFTIEFWVKPNASYSSDPVMISNKDWANGKNKGFVISGYSGQTFRMNIGDGTNRIDLTGGKVETNKWKHIAVSFDRDGLVTMYEDGVPVTFAKMNTIGNIDSGLPFTVNQDGTNVYNLNLAASYKDIRVWKSALPNEVIVNWANQDITSSHPYYSQLLADWKFNGTAGNTLADSGPGANNLTVTGTPAYAAGTTNTFKIYDYTSTTRETDHFPTVLNWMCIPVQSSWGIDGVNRIPACTNGSLSIQEVKEKATDFKIYPNPASESINIEYKSEDKEITAEIIDTKGSLISGQHIKSSNGLFNEKISIQNLSAGIYFMKISGNKKSLTKTFIKK